Proteins encoded together in one Oncorhynchus mykiss isolate Arlee chromosome 7, USDA_OmykA_1.1, whole genome shotgun sequence window:
- the LOC118936280 gene encoding zinc finger protein 25-like — MKRSPKILMTKPIKMQDNGSFEEKLIEEAEEMDTPEDLQDDNLIERDHFHSSNNEQQDGHLAVMRNVILERTKFSQRQQEAGETADDFISALHCLSEHCGYGALLSEMIRDRLVAGLHDRRLSKQLQIDPELTLDKAVTRIRQTELVKKQQDLPEYTFKAASSAANVESELSHSTPQCPANTQCQSEKNQNSEGPQQPQTTQEKEEEPVDTDDSDDWIEGFSPGGEKPHYCFDCSKSFRKVRALIRHQRSHTGEKLHHCPVCDRSFAQLDKLKLHQKMHMKEKHVTQTEETKLKVDCVHTQQRTTSRGRQKTKMHAETPRKIVQSQPGKELSCKSSIRKNQHSEKLRQTQTMQENEEDPEDTSDDWTESFSTVEKPYICSDCGKSFKQANRLIRHQRTHTGEKPYNCPDCDKSFARLDNLKLHQKTHMKEECNFRCSDCVKSFVRLKQLEKHQLTHKKSFERHRIHLSKRKQFLCTICGKECRNMKIHMRIHTGETPYHCTECGKSFPYTKSYQRHILTHNTSGERATYPCLECGKCFTRRDGMLRHVRRIHTGERNHQCKDCGKRFFRKETLKRHMLVHTGEKPYQCSVCGQRFSQDGDRKRHEKRHYSGVSNFLDL, encoded by the exons ATGAAGAGGAGCCCCAAGATACTGATGACTAAGCCAATCAAGATGCAAGACAACGGAAGTTTTGAGGAAAAGCTCATTGAAGAG GCAGAGGAGATGGACACCCCAGAAGACCTGCAAGATGACAACCTGATCGAGCGGGACCACTTCCACAGTTCTAATAATGAGCAGCAAGATGGACATTTGGCAGTTATGAGGAATGTTATATTAGAACGAACAAAATTCAGCCAAAgacaacaggaagcaggagaGACAGCTGATGATTTTATCTCTGCACTTCATTGTTTGTCAGAACATTGTGGTTATGGAGCTCTGCTCAGTGAGATGATAAGAGACCGACTAGTCGCAGGCTTACATGACAGAAGATTATCCAAGCAATTACAAATTGACCCAGAACTAACACTGGATAAAGCTGTCACACGCATTCGTCAAACTGAACTTGTGAAAAAGCAACAGGACCTGCCAGAGTATACCTTCAAAGCTGCCAGCAGTGCAGCAAATGTTGAGAGTGAGCTTTCACATAGCACACCGCAATGCCCAGCCAACACCCAGTGCCAATCAGAGAAGAATCAAAACTCAGAAGGACCACAGCAACCCCAAACAAcacaggagaaagaagaggagccCGTAGATACTGATGACTCTGATGATTGGATCGAGGGTTTCAGTCCTGGAGGAGAGAAGCCACACTACTGCTTTGACTGCAGTAAGAGCTTTAGAAAAGTGAGGGCTCTTATAAGACACCAGAGATCACATACTGGAGAGAAGCTTCACCACTGCCCTGTTTGCGACAGAAGTTTTGCTCAATTAGATAAGCTTAAATTACACCAAAAAATGCATATGAAAGAGAAACATGTCACACAGACGGAAGAAACTAAACTGAAGGTAGACTGTGTGCACACACAGCAAAGAACCACCAGCAGAGGCAGGCAGAAGACTAAAATGCATGCAGAAACACCAAGAAAGATAGTCCAGTCACAGCCAGGAAAAGAATTGTCTTGCAAAAGTTCAATTAGAAAGAATCAACACTCAGAAAAACTGCGACAAACCCAAACAATGCAGGAGAATGAAGAGGATCCTGAAGATACTTCTGATGACTGGACCGAGAGTTTCAGTACTGTAGAGAAGCCATACATCTGCTCCGACTGTGGTAAGAGCTTCAAACAAGCGAATCGTCTTATAAGACATCAGCgaacacatacaggagagaagccttacaacTGCCCTGACTGTGACAAAAGTTTTGCTCGATTAGATAATCTTAAATTACACCAAAAAACACATATGAAGGAGGAATGTAATTTCCGCTGCTCTGACTGTGTGAAAAGCTTTGTCCGACTGAAGCAGCTTGAAAAACATCAGCTAACACACAAGAAAAGTTTTGAAAGACACAGGATACATTTAAGCAAAAGAAAACAATTTCTCTGCACAATTTGCGGGAAGGAGTGTCGGAACATGAAAATACACATgcgaatacacactggagagacaCCGTATCACTGCActgagtgtgggaagagttttccATATACAAAATCATACCAAAGACACATACTAACACATAATACCTCTGGAGAAAGAGCAACCTATCCTTGTTTggaatgtggaaagtgttttacTCGCAGAGATGGCATGTTGAGACACGTGAGGAGGATTCATACTGGAGAGAGAAATCATCAGTGCAAAGACTGTGGAAAGCGATTCTTTCGAAAAGAGACACTGAAGAGACATATGCTAGTTCACACCGGAGAGAAACCATACCAATGCTCTGTCTGTGGACAACGCTTCTCCCAAGATGGAGACAGAAAACGCCATGAGAAGAGGCACTACTCTGGTGTCTCAAATTTCCTCGATTTATAA